The following are from one region of the Nitrospirota bacterium genome:
- a CDS encoding prepilin-type N-terminal cleavage/methylation domain-containing protein: MKRYLVETEGVTLIELVVVVAIMGIVILALVAPEIGRFGSNYNVRSCATDLIQNMRVARAMAIKENREYLIVFQPAGTPDSTVNPQGRYLIGFDFDGDNDLTTISATNDGDTFGVCKDTDSDRLPNNDADANSDGVPDCVRVVNLSDCGTEIIFGYSSGTTPPIGPNGTSIPVSGITFSGTPPTAEFDPDGSTDKLGSVYFQQTGRGFSYCVRISNLSGTTNMWKWDGDKDNTSETNWTEIR; this comes from the coding sequence ATGAAGAGATACCTTGTAGAAACTGAAGGTGTAACATTAATTGAGCTCGTTGTTGTGGTAGCAATAATGGGTATTGTAATCCTTGCCCTGGTTGCCCCGGAGATCGGGCGTTTCGGATCAAATTATAACGTGCGCTCCTGCGCAACGGATCTGATCCAGAACATGAGGGTTGCACGGGCAATGGCGATAAAGGAGAACAGGGAGTATCTCATCGTCTTTCAGCCGGCAGGGACTCCGGATAGTACCGTCAACCCCCAGGGCAGGTATTTGATAGGATTTGATTTCGACGGAGACAATGATCTTACCACCATCAGTGCTACTAATGACGGGGACACATTCGGTGTATGCAAGGACACGGACAGTGACAGGCTGCCCAATAACGATGCTGATGCAAACAGCGATGGTGTACCGGATTGTGTAAGGGTGGTAAACCTGAGTGATTGCGGAACTGAAATTATTTTCGGCTATTCATCAGGGACAACACCCCCAATCGGCCCTAACGGCACATCAATCCCTGTCTCCGGCATAACTTTTTCCGGAACACCGCCGACTGCAGAGTTCGACCCTGACGGCTCCACGGATAAGTTAGGTTCCGTTTATTTCCAGCAGACTGGCAGGGGATTCAGTTATTGTGTCAGGATAAGCAATCTCTCAGGCACTACGAATATGTGGAAATGGGATGGGGATAAAGATAACACCTCGGAAACAAACTGGACGGAAATAAGATGA
- a CDS encoding cation:proton antiporter — protein sequence MEFPGRDVLVWFGLCLVAGYYGGVIANRLRLPRVSGYIFAGIVMSPSVFHILPEWFMKSSEPVVNFSLAIITCLIGGSLKWNNIKYLGKSILTITFGEAELAFILMVTGIYFLLPHLMDLSGFQAGSPIIIALLFGALASPTDPTATLAVVHEYRAKGRLTTTVLAVAALDDALGIINFGIAMSVVLFLISPARADVNMGMMVLEPLLKIVFSVGLGFFGGWLLNLMLRKAERPGAIIALTTGTLLLTFSIAGALGIDELLSTMSLGVLLTNISPHAEKIFSIIETYIEEVIFIAFFVISGAHVDFSILFSSWLLVVVYIGIRFIGKYTGAMAGGLISKAPASITRNLGFALVPQGGIVVGLALMMYQTPGLEDVGNIILNVTIGATAIHEIIGPPIAKFSLRRAGELKGGQ from the coding sequence ATGGAATTTCCTGGTAGAGATGTCCTTGTCTGGTTCGGACTCTGCCTTGTAGCCGGATATTATGGAGGGGTGATAGCCAACAGGCTGAGGCTTCCCCGGGTGAGCGGTTATATATTTGCAGGCATAGTCATGAGCCCGTCTGTTTTTCACATTCTCCCTGAATGGTTTATGAAGAGTTCAGAGCCTGTAGTGAACTTTTCCCTTGCAATAATAACCTGTCTTATCGGCGGGAGTCTCAAGTGGAATAATATCAAGTATTTGGGTAAAAGCATCCTGACCATTACCTTTGGCGAGGCAGAGCTGGCATTTATATTAATGGTGACGGGCATATATTTTCTGCTGCCGCATCTCATGGACCTGTCGGGCTTTCAAGCCGGCTCCCCGATTATTATAGCCCTTCTCTTCGGCGCACTTGCATCACCTACAGACCCGACGGCAACCCTTGCTGTAGTACACGAATACCGTGCAAAGGGGAGGCTGACGACTACTGTGCTGGCTGTTGCCGCCCTTGACGATGCCCTTGGAATCATTAATTTCGGTATTGCCATGTCCGTAGTACTTTTTCTGATTTCTCCGGCAAGGGCAGACGTGAATATGGGGATGATGGTGCTTGAACCGCTGTTAAAGATAGTGTTCTCCGTAGGCCTTGGTTTCTTCGGGGGATGGCTGCTGAACCTTATGTTGAGGAAGGCGGAAAGACCGGGAGCAATCATAGCACTGACCACAGGCACGCTCCTTTTAACTTTCTCAATTGCCGGTGCTCTCGGTATAGACGAACTCCTGTCAACAATGTCGCTGGGTGTGCTGCTGACAAACATTTCTCCGCATGCCGAGAAGATTTTTTCGATTATTGAGACCTATATAGAGGAGGTAATATTTATTGCCTTTTTTGTTATATCAGGTGCACATGTTGATTTCTCCATACTCTTCAGTTCATGGTTGCTCGTTGTTGTCTATATAGGGATCAGATTTATCGGCAAATATACAGGAGCGATGGCCGGAGGGTTGATTTCAAAGGCCCCTGCTTCAATTACGAGAAATCTCGGGTTTGCCCTTGTTCCTCAGGGTGGTATCGTGGTGGGGCTTGCACTCATGATGTATCAGACCCCCGGGCTTGAGGATGTAGGAAATATAATACTGAATGTAACAATCGGCGCCACAGCAATACATGAAATTATTGGTCCACCCATTGCAAAGTTTTCCCTCAGGAGGGCAGGGGAACTCAAAGGAGGTCAGTGA
- a CDS encoding CBS domain-containing protein has protein sequence MKRVEDLLGLIKNIRPITVDDDATIDEVVEKMLAFQRDRAVYVIDREGILTGIISLGDISRHLLSEGIYHGESHMPGRSILSTFMAEKAADIMTRSVITTLPEEELNNMIKKMIDHRLKVIPVVDAGGKLLASINLLDIFELKAQEKI, from the coding sequence ATGAAAAGGGTAGAGGATCTGCTTGGTTTGATTAAAAACATAAGGCCCATTACTGTTGACGATGATGCGACTATTGATGAAGTCGTAGAGAAGATGCTCGCTTTTCAGAGGGACAGGGCAGTGTATGTGATTGACAGGGAAGGCATACTTACCGGAATAATATCCCTTGGCGATATATCAAGGCATCTCCTCTCCGAGGGGATATATCACGGTGAAAGTCATATGCCGGGAAGGTCGATACTATCAACCTTTATGGCTGAAAAGGCTGCTGATATTATGACCCGCTCTGTTATCACAACCTTGCCGGAAGAGGAGCTGAACAATATGATTAAAAAGATGATAGACCACAGGCTGAAGGTTATCCCTGTTGTTGACGCCGGCGGAAAGCTCCTTGCCTCAATAAACCTGCTCGATATATTTGAGCTGAAGGCACAGGAGAAGATATGA
- a CDS encoding aspartate kinase — protein MLIVQKYGGTSVGSTERIKAVAERVARTRRAGNDVVVVVSAMAGETDKLITFANEISPAPPEREMDMLLSSGERISAALTAIALNELGIKAKSFTGRQVGIVTDTAHTRAKIERITATQVKKAISEGYVPVIAGFQGTTETAEVTTLGRGGSDLTAVAVAAALGADLCEIYTDVEGVFTTDPGIVPEARKLEKISYEEMIELASLGAKVLQTRSVEFAMKYDVPLVVRSSFTDKPGTLVVREDKDMEKVLVSGIAYDKNQSKITILGVPDKPGIAARLFKSIADADIVVDIIVQNVSSDGKSTDISFTVPRPDVQKAVRITEDVVQDLNAKGISVDNNIAKVSIVGVGMKTHSGVAAKMFETFAEQGINIKMISTSEIKVSCVIDAKYAELAVRVLHDAFELSKEG, from the coding sequence ATGCTCATAGTTCAGAAATACGGCGGCACGTCCGTGGGCAGCACGGAAAGGATCAAGGCAGTTGCAGAACGTGTTGCAAGAACACGGAGGGCTGGTAACGACGTTGTCGTTGTAGTATCTGCAATGGCAGGTGAGACGGACAAGCTCATCACCTTTGCCAACGAGATATCTCCTGCCCCACCGGAGAGGGAGATGGATATGCTTCTTTCCTCCGGAGAACGGATCAGCGCTGCCCTCACTGCTATTGCACTTAACGAACTCGGAATCAAGGCAAAGTCTTTTACCGGCAGGCAGGTCGGCATTGTTACCGACACAGCCCATACAAGGGCAAAGATTGAAAGGATTACTGCAACGCAGGTAAAAAAGGCGATAAGTGAGGGCTACGTACCTGTTATTGCAGGGTTTCAGGGCACGACTGAAACAGCAGAGGTTACAACCCTTGGAAGGGGCGGCTCTGACCTTACGGCAGTGGCTGTAGCCGCTGCACTTGGTGCAGACCTCTGTGAAATATATACTGATGTTGAGGGCGTATTCACCACTGACCCCGGCATAGTACCTGAGGCGAGAAAGCTCGAGAAGATATCGTACGAGGAGATGATCGAGCTTGCAAGCCTCGGGGCAAAGGTCTTGCAGACGCGCTCGGTGGAGTTTGCCATGAAGTACGACGTCCCCTTGGTGGTGAGGTCGAGCTTTACAGATAAACCTGGGACCCTTGTGGTCAGGGAGGATAAAGATATGGAAAAGGTTTTGGTATCAGGAATCGCATATGACAAGAATCAGTCCAAAATAACCATCCTTGGTGTGCCTGACAAGCCCGGCATTGCTGCAAGGCTATTTAAATCCATTGCAGATGCAGATATTGTAGTTGACATCATTGTTCAGAACGTAAGCAGTGACGGAAAATCAACCGATATCTCCTTTACAGTGCCCAGGCCTGACGTACAGAAGGCAGTAAGGATTACCGAAGACGTGGTTCAGGACCTCAATGCAAAAGGCATATCCGTGGATAACAATATTGCCAAGGTCTCCATTGTCGGGGTAGGCATGAAGACACATTCAGGGGTTGCAGCAAAGATGTTTGAGACCTTTGCAGAACAGGGAATAAATATAAAGATGATAAGTACCTCAGAGATAAAGGTATCCTGTGTTATAGACGCCAAGTATGCGGAACTTGCAGTAAGGGTGCTGCATGATGCCTTTGAACTCTCAAAAGAAGGTTAG